Proteins co-encoded in one Streptomyces sp. JH34 genomic window:
- a CDS encoding ABC transporter substrate-binding protein — MTEQRAWSFEDDRGRLAAADRRPSRVLAYVQAGATLWDYGIRPEGIFGSGHDGAEPDRAKTGTLPLDSVDYRGAGDDLDVDTLLRGGPDLVVAVSYGHGQLYGLDPETAERLEESVPVVAVDVGQARTLDRVAERFAELARSLGGAPATDAADELRTARVRLRAAVRAASANPRVLALSPAGQEQAYAARPQMWPELRVLAELGVALVSPPGGAGVNWATVDWEAAAALEPGIVLTDIRSNAIPLDEVAAPAWEPARRRARTVPWNPEPLCSPQAHARFLALVADAVEESGG; from the coding sequence ATGACCGAGCAGCGCGCGTGGAGCTTCGAGGACGACCGGGGCCGGCTGGCGGCCGCCGACCGCAGGCCGTCCAGGGTGCTCGCGTACGTCCAGGCGGGAGCGACGCTGTGGGACTACGGGATACGTCCGGAGGGGATCTTCGGCTCCGGCCACGACGGGGCGGAGCCCGACCGGGCGAAGACGGGCACGCTCCCGCTGGACTCCGTGGACTACCGGGGCGCGGGCGACGACCTGGACGTGGACACGCTGTTACGCGGCGGGCCCGACCTGGTCGTCGCCGTCAGCTACGGCCACGGCCAGCTCTACGGCCTGGACCCGGAGACCGCCGAACGCCTGGAGGAGAGCGTCCCGGTCGTCGCGGTCGACGTGGGCCAGGCGCGCACCCTCGACCGGGTCGCCGAGCGGTTCGCCGAGCTCGCGCGTTCGCTCGGGGGCGCGCCGGCCACGGACGCGGCGGACGAGCTGCGCACCGCCCGTGTACGGCTCCGTGCGGCCGTCCGCGCCGCCTCCGCCAACCCCAGGGTCCTGGCCCTCTCTCCCGCCGGCCAGGAACAGGCGTACGCCGCCCGTCCCCAGATGTGGCCCGAGCTGCGGGTCCTGGCCGAACTGGGCGTCGCTCTGGTGTCCCCGCCCGGCGGAGCCGGCGTCAACTGGGCCACCGTCGACTGGGAGGCCGCGGCGGCCCTGGAGCCCGGCATCGTCCTGACGGACATCCGGTCCAACGCGATCCCGCTCGACGAGGTCGCCGCCCCGGCCTGGGAACCGGCCCGGCGTCGCGCGCGGACCGTGCCGTGGAACCCGGAACCCCTGTGCAGTCCGCAGGCCCACGCGCGCTTCCTCGCTCTCGTGGCGGACGCCGTGGAGGAGTCGGGCGGCTGA
- a CDS encoding carbohydrate kinase, with protein MPDSPALLVIGECVADIVRMPGAPDRTHPGGSPANVAYGLARLGRRTTLITQLGPDPNGRLIKDHLESAGVRVLTDGSGAPTPTATVGLDDAGRATYGFEITWTLGPVERAGEPPRHVHTGSLATALDPGAGTVLDLVRSLRDGSTVSYDPNVRPALMGDHARAVRRAESCVALSDVVKASDEDLRWLYPDESPEETAGRWLRSGPAVVLVTRGAAGATAFLPGSAVSTGAPPVRIADTVGAGDAFMSGALHALASHGLLGTEGRAGLRSLDTTLLGDVLRRAVASAAVTVARAGALPPDREELAAALAGGSGPDR; from the coding sequence ATGCCCGACAGCCCCGCCCTGCTGGTCATCGGCGAGTGCGTCGCCGACATCGTCCGGATGCCGGGCGCCCCGGACCGGACGCATCCCGGTGGAAGCCCCGCGAACGTCGCGTACGGGCTGGCCAGGCTGGGCCGGCGGACCACCTTGATCACCCAGCTCGGCCCCGACCCAAACGGGCGGCTGATCAAGGACCACCTGGAGTCGGCCGGTGTGCGGGTCCTGACCGACGGGAGCGGCGCGCCCACGCCCACCGCCACGGTCGGACTCGACGACGCGGGCCGGGCCACGTACGGATTCGAGATCACCTGGACGCTCGGCCCGGTGGAGCGGGCCGGTGAGCCTCCCCGCCACGTCCACACCGGGTCCCTCGCCACCGCCCTGGACCCCGGCGCGGGCACCGTCCTGGACCTCGTCCGGTCGCTCCGGGACGGGTCGACCGTCAGCTACGACCCCAACGTCCGGCCCGCGCTGATGGGTGACCACGCCCGGGCGGTGCGGCGGGCGGAAAGCTGCGTGGCGCTGAGCGACGTCGTCAAGGCCAGCGACGAGGACCTGCGGTGGCTGTACCCGGACGAGTCGCCGGAGGAGACGGCCGGGCGGTGGCTGCGCTCCGGTCCGGCGGTCGTCCTGGTGACCAGGGGGGCCGCGGGAGCCACGGCGTTCCTGCCGGGCTCGGCGGTGAGCACGGGCGCGCCGCCCGTGCGGATCGCGGACACGGTGGGAGCGGGCGACGCCTTCATGTCCGGCGCCCTGCACGCGCTGGCCTCGCACGGACTGCTCGGAACGGAGGGCCGCGCGGGACTGCGTTCCCTGGACACCACCCTCCTGGGCGACGTGCTGCGCCGTGCCGTGGCCTCGGCCGCGGTGACCGTCGCACGGGCCGGGGCCCTGCCTCCCGACCGGGAGGAGCTGGCCGCCGCCCTGGCGGGCGGGTCCGGCCCTGACCGGTAG
- a CDS encoding GNAT family N-acetyltransferase — MNRTAYVRPYRPADQEALADICVRTADNGGDSTRLYPDPGLMPALFAEPYAHLEPELAFVLDDGSGRAVGYVLGTADTKGFVAGFREIWLPRVTDRFPEPEGEPETLTDAMTALLYRPERMVLPELEDHPAHLHIDLLPPWQRKGHGRELMGAFLDALHRKGVRAVHLSMLTANTPARAFYDRLGFHVIDVPDPGPLTYLGRSTEGVGRESWAGSGRRAGERAQAAGSEG, encoded by the coding sequence GTGAACCGGACCGCGTACGTACGTCCCTACCGACCCGCCGACCAGGAGGCCCTCGCGGACATCTGTGTCCGCACGGCCGACAACGGCGGCGACAGCACGCGTCTGTACCCCGATCCCGGGCTGATGCCCGCGCTGTTCGCCGAGCCCTACGCCCACCTCGAACCGGAGCTGGCCTTCGTGCTCGACGACGGCTCGGGACGCGCGGTCGGCTACGTCCTGGGGACCGCGGACACGAAGGGGTTCGTGGCCGGTTTCCGCGAGATCTGGCTGCCCCGGGTGACGGACCGCTTCCCCGAGCCCGAGGGGGAACCGGAGACGCTCACCGACGCGATGACGGCCCTTCTGTACCGTCCCGAGCGCATGGTCCTGCCCGAGCTGGAGGACCACCCCGCGCACCTGCACATCGACCTGCTGCCCCCCTGGCAGCGCAAGGGGCACGGCAGGGAGCTGATGGGAGCGTTCCTGGACGCCCTGCACCGCAAGGGCGTCCGGGCCGTCCATCTGTCGATGCTGACGGCGAACACCCCGGCCAGGGCCTTCTACGACCGCCTCGGGTTCCACGTGATCGACGTGCCCGACCCCGGGCCGCTCACCTATCTGGGGCGCTCCACGGAGGGTGTGGGACGGGAGAGCTGGGCAGGTAGTGGACGGCGAGCCGGGGAGAGGGCCCAGGCCGCCGGTTCGGAGGGGTGA
- a CDS encoding glycoside hydrolase family 13 protein: MAAIRPTEATTAPWWRDAAIYQIYVRSFADGDGDGTGDLAGVRARLPYLVELGVDALWFTPWYLSPLADGGYDVADYRVIDPAFGHLAEAEKLIAEARELGIRTIIDIVPNHVSDRHSWFRAALASTPGSPERELFHFRDGRGDHGEIPPNDWVSEFGGTPWTRIDDGQWYLHLFAPGQPDLNWAHPAVRQEHEDVLRFWFERGVAGVRIDSAALLAKDPALPDFVKGTDPHPYVDRDELHDIYRSWRAVADRYDGIFVGEVWLPDSERFARYLRPDELHTAFNFNFLACPWDAGPLRSAIDDTLAEHAPVGAPATWVLCNHDVTRTVTRYGREDTGFDFAAKVFGTPTDLGLGTRRARAAALLSLALPGAVYLYQGEELGLPEADIPRDRIEDPMHLRSGGVDPGRDGCRVPLPWSAGEPYAGFGSSVEPWLPQPASWASYAADRQSADPGSMLTLYRDALRLRRAEPGFAAAPGETSDGRLNWLPSDPGVLAFTRTHGLICVVNLSGSPVPLPGHDGILLTSGPLDGSGLLPDDTAAWLRRKR; the protein is encoded by the coding sequence GTGGCAGCCATCCGTCCGACCGAGGCCACCACCGCACCCTGGTGGCGCGACGCCGCCATCTACCAGATCTACGTACGCAGCTTCGCCGACGGCGACGGGGACGGCACCGGCGATCTCGCGGGAGTGCGGGCGAGACTTCCCTACCTCGTCGAACTGGGCGTCGACGCCCTGTGGTTCACCCCCTGGTACCTCTCCCCGCTGGCCGACGGCGGATACGACGTGGCCGACTACCGGGTCATCGATCCCGCCTTCGGCCATCTCGCCGAGGCGGAGAAGCTCATCGCCGAAGCCCGGGAGCTGGGCATCCGCACGATCATCGACATCGTCCCCAACCACGTCTCCGACCGGCACAGCTGGTTCCGGGCGGCGCTGGCCTCCACCCCCGGCAGCCCCGAGCGTGAGCTCTTCCACTTCCGCGACGGACGCGGCGACCACGGGGAGATCCCGCCCAACGACTGGGTCTCGGAATTCGGCGGTACCCCGTGGACCAGGATCGACGACGGCCAGTGGTACCTGCACCTGTTCGCCCCGGGCCAGCCCGACCTCAACTGGGCGCACCCGGCGGTCCGCCAGGAACACGAGGACGTCCTGCGCTTCTGGTTCGAACGGGGCGTCGCGGGCGTGCGGATCGACTCGGCGGCCCTGCTCGCCAAGGACCCCGCCCTGCCCGACTTCGTCAAGGGCACCGACCCCCACCCGTACGTCGACCGCGACGAACTCCACGACATCTACCGCTCGTGGCGCGCCGTCGCCGACCGGTACGACGGCATCTTCGTCGGCGAGGTCTGGCTCCCCGACTCCGAGCGCTTCGCCCGCTACCTGCGGCCCGACGAACTGCACACCGCCTTCAACTTCAACTTCCTGGCCTGCCCGTGGGACGCCGGACCGCTGCGCTCCGCGATCGACGACACACTCGCCGAGCACGCCCCGGTGGGAGCCCCCGCCACCTGGGTCCTGTGCAACCACGACGTCACCCGAACGGTCACCCGCTACGGACGCGAGGACACCGGCTTCGACTTCGCCGCCAAGGTCTTCGGCACACCCACCGACCTGGGGCTCGGCACCCGCAGGGCGAGGGCGGCCGCCCTGCTCTCCCTGGCGCTGCCCGGCGCCGTCTACCTCTACCAGGGCGAGGAGCTGGGGCTGCCGGAGGCCGACATCCCCCGCGACCGCATCGAGGACCCGATGCACCTGCGCTCCGGCGGCGTCGACCCGGGAAGGGACGGCTGCCGGGTCCCCCTGCCCTGGTCCGCCGGGGAGCCGTACGCCGGATTCGGGTCGTCCGTCGAACCCTGGCTCCCGCAGCCGGCGTCCTGGGCTTCCTACGCGGCCGACCGGCAGAGCGCCGACCCCGGCTCCATGCTCACCCTCTACCGGGACGCGCTGCGGCTGCGCCGCGCGGAGCCGGGCTTCGCCGCCGCCCCCGGCGAGACCTCCGACGGCCGGCTGAACTGGCTGCCGTCGGACCCCGGCGTCCTCGCCTTCACGCGGACCCACGGCCTGATCTGCGTCGTCAACCTCTCGGGAAGCCCGGTCCCGCTCCCCGGGCACGACGGGATCCTGCTGACCAGTGGCCCCCTCGACGGCTCGGGCCTGCTGCCGGACGACACCGCGGCCTGGCTGCGCCGGAAGCGATAG
- a CDS encoding YihY/virulence factor BrkB family protein, which produces MPSRTDEPVAERTAPPAGDAARRRWRTALRRTPVSLWNDDISDWAAALTYYAILALLPALLVTVSVIGLANPGATNALIADITAFAPAESGAALRRPLEAATHERSAVWLLVVTGSVSAVWSASSYLAVFRRAMHAMHRVKDTRPPLRQAHIIVASAVGLLVLLMASAFALVLTGPLARWLGRRLGLAQAGETLWAGLKWPILLCLVACLIVVLFSTGPRSARGLRKGLPGGVLAAFLWLVASAGFALYATHIGSYSRLYGSLAGLVVFLIWIWFTNLALLVGAQFNVELARSDDDYRQAVT; this is translated from the coding sequence GTGCCCAGCAGGACCGACGAACCCGTCGCGGAACGAACCGCGCCCCCGGCAGGGGACGCGGCGCGGAGGCGCTGGCGCACCGCTCTGCGCCGCACCCCTGTCTCACTCTGGAACGACGACATCTCCGACTGGGCGGCGGCCCTGACCTACTACGCCATCCTCGCGCTGCTCCCGGCGCTCCTCGTCACCGTCTCCGTCATCGGGCTCGCCAACCCCGGCGCCACGAACGCCCTGATCGCCGACATCACGGCCTTCGCGCCGGCCGAGTCCGGCGCGGCCCTCCGCCGGCCCCTGGAAGCGGCCACCCACGAGCGCAGCGCCGTCTGGCTGCTCGTGGTCACGGGCAGCGTGAGCGCCGTGTGGTCCGCCTCCAGCTACCTGGCGGTCTTCCGCAGGGCGATGCACGCCATGCACCGGGTGAAGGACACCAGGCCCCCGCTGCGCCAGGCCCACATCATCGTGGCCTCGGCCGTCGGACTGCTCGTCCTCCTGATGGCCAGCGCCTTCGCCCTCGTGCTCACCGGTCCGCTGGCGCGCTGGCTGGGCCGTCGGCTGGGCCTCGCGCAGGCCGGCGAGACGTTGTGGGCCGGCCTCAAGTGGCCCATCCTGCTCTGTCTGGTCGCCTGTCTCATCGTGGTCCTCTTCAGCACCGGTCCCCGTTCCGCGCGGGGGCTGAGGAAGGGGCTGCCCGGCGGGGTCCTCGCCGCCTTCCTCTGGCTGGTGGCCTCGGCGGGATTCGCGCTGTACGCCACCCACATCGGGAGCTACAGCCGCCTGTACGGTTCGCTGGCCGGCCTGGTCGTCTTCCTGATCTGGATCTGGTTCACCAATCTGGCGCTCCTGGTCGGCGCCCAGTTCAACGTCGAGCTGGCCCGCTCGGACGACGACTACCGGCAGGCGGTGACCTGA
- a CDS encoding type B 50S ribosomal protein L31 has translation MQQDKHPSYRPVVFRDRSAGYAFLTRSTASSEQTIDWDDGNSYPVVDVEISAESHPFFTGKARVVDTEGRVAKFERRYGDEGGKGAS, from the coding sequence ATGCAGCAGGACAAGCACCCGTCGTACCGTCCCGTGGTCTTCCGTGACCGTTCCGCCGGGTACGCCTTCCTGACCCGGTCCACCGCGTCGAGCGAGCAGACGATCGACTGGGACGACGGCAACAGCTACCCGGTCGTCGACGTGGAGATCTCCGCCGAGAGCCACCCGTTCTTCACCGGCAAGGCGCGGGTCGTGGACACCGAGGGCCGGGTAGCGAAGTTCGAGCGGCGGTACGGGGACGAAGGGGGCAAGGGCGCCTCCTGA
- a CDS encoding sugar ABC transporter permease codes for MSAPTLSTGKASAPPPAYHPRPTGTASAREEFVRALRRNITAHGFLIGAVLCFSFFSWYPMVREFVLAFQKTEDGETTWAGWSNLSYVFNDPAFWQAWRNTALFTVLALLLGFAVPFVVAVVLNEFRHAQGYLRLLVYLPVMLPPVASVLLFKYFYDPGYGLFNRILEFLHLPAQQWLQDPGTSMLSVVIASTWMNMGGATLIYLAALQGIPGELYEAAELDGAGLFRKIWHVTVPQTRLILSLLLLMQIIATMQVFTEPFLLTNGAGPEGSTTTVVYLIYQYAFNFNNYGGAAALGLLLLVVLAAFSAVYVRLSRSSED; via the coding sequence ATGTCGGCCCCCACCCTGTCCACCGGGAAGGCGAGCGCACCGCCTCCCGCGTACCACCCACGGCCCACCGGGACCGCCTCCGCCCGCGAGGAGTTCGTGCGCGCCCTGCGCCGCAACATCACGGCGCACGGGTTCCTGATCGGAGCCGTCCTCTGCTTCTCCTTCTTCTCCTGGTATCCCATGGTCAGGGAATTCGTCCTGGCCTTCCAGAAGACCGAGGACGGCGAGACGACCTGGGCCGGCTGGTCCAACCTGAGCTACGTCTTCAACGACCCCGCCTTCTGGCAGGCATGGCGCAACACCGCGCTGTTCACCGTCCTGGCGCTCCTGCTGGGCTTCGCGGTCCCGTTCGTCGTCGCCGTCGTGCTCAACGAGTTCCGGCACGCGCAGGGATACCTCCGCCTGCTGGTCTACCTGCCCGTCATGCTGCCGCCGGTCGCCTCGGTCCTGCTCTTCAAGTACTTCTACGACCCCGGCTACGGACTCTTCAACCGCATCCTGGAATTCCTCCATCTTCCCGCCCAGCAGTGGCTCCAGGACCCCGGTACCTCCATGCTCTCCGTCGTCATCGCCTCCACCTGGATGAACATGGGAGGGGCCACGCTGATCTACCTCGCCGCCCTCCAGGGCATCCCCGGGGAGCTGTACGAGGCCGCCGAACTCGACGGCGCCGGGCTGTTCCGCAAGATCTGGCACGTCACCGTCCCGCAGACCCGGCTCATCCTGTCGCTGCTGCTGCTCATGCAGATCATCGCGACGATGCAGGTCTTCACCGAACCGTTCCTGCTCACCAACGGCGCGGGACCGGAGGGCTCCACCACGACCGTCGTCTACCTCATCTACCAGTACGCCTTCAACTTCAACAACTACGGCGGAGCGGCGGCCCTCGGCCTCCTCCTGCTCGTCGTACTCGCGGCCTTCTCCGCGGTGTACGTACGCCTCAGCCGCAGCAGCGAAGACTAG
- a CDS encoding cupin: MDDLNALADEHLAAARANTHGRSAHLLLRQEPLRQTVIALTGGTALDEHNAPPAASLQVLRGTVRVTAGSGDVDLTSGGLHPLPRERHGLLALEDTVVLLTAVND; the protein is encoded by the coding sequence ATGGACGACCTCAACGCTCTCGCCGACGAGCACCTGGCCGCGGCCCGGGCCAACACGCACGGGCGCAGCGCGCACCTGCTGCTTCGCCAGGAGCCGCTGCGGCAGACGGTGATCGCGCTCACCGGGGGGACCGCCCTCGACGAGCACAACGCACCACCCGCCGCGTCCCTCCAGGTGCTGCGCGGCACGGTCCGGGTCACCGCCGGCTCCGGGGACGTGGACCTCACGTCGGGCGGACTGCACCCCCTTCCCCGGGAACGGCACGGGCTGCTCGCCCTGGAGGACACGGTGGTGCTGCTCACCGCCGTGAACGACTGA
- a CDS encoding carbohydrate ABC transporter permease: protein MASNTLVSRRGTGSGRRSRHRDADQGRPRTLISPAQLGRPRGKLVYWTVLALVAAGFTLVFLGPLYWMVTGGLKTTQEVVQSPPTVFPSSVHTENYSQAWTVMDLAQLLLNTLYYAFGALAFQLVLDVAAAYSLSKLRPVLGKAILGMMLATLMIPATVLVVPQYLTVLDVPVFERNLLNSPWAIWLPSVTNAFNIFLLKRFFDSIPGELLDAAAIDGASPLRTLRSIVLPISRPILGVVSIFAIVGVWKDFLWPMLTLPDPGKQTLNVGIYSLSNGVPQNVLIAALTIASVPTLLIFLLFQRNIMSGLTAGGLKG from the coding sequence ATGGCATCGAACACGCTTGTCTCCCGGCGGGGAACCGGCAGCGGACGCAGGTCACGCCACCGGGACGCAGACCAGGGCCGCCCGAGGACCCTGATCTCACCGGCACAGCTCGGCCGGCCCCGGGGGAAGCTGGTCTACTGGACCGTCCTCGCCCTGGTGGCCGCCGGCTTCACCCTGGTGTTCCTGGGCCCGCTGTACTGGATGGTCACCGGTGGCCTCAAGACCACCCAGGAAGTCGTACAGAGTCCGCCCACCGTCTTCCCCTCCTCGGTCCACACGGAGAACTACTCCCAGGCGTGGACCGTGATGGACCTGGCCCAACTGCTCCTCAACACGCTCTACTACGCGTTCGGGGCGCTCGCCTTCCAGCTCGTCCTGGACGTGGCAGCCGCCTACTCGCTGTCCAAGCTGCGGCCGGTCCTCGGCAAGGCCATCCTCGGCATGATGCTCGCCACCCTGATGATCCCGGCGACCGTCCTGGTCGTGCCGCAGTACCTCACGGTCCTCGACGTACCGGTCTTCGAGCGCAACCTCCTCAACTCGCCCTGGGCGATCTGGCTGCCCTCGGTCACCAACGCCTTCAACATCTTCCTGCTGAAGCGGTTCTTCGACTCCATACCCGGCGAACTCCTCGACGCCGCGGCCATCGACGGGGCCTCACCCCTGCGCACCCTGCGCTCCATCGTCCTGCCGATCTCCCGGCCGATCCTCGGCGTCGTCTCCATCTTCGCGATCGTCGGGGTCTGGAAGGACTTCCTCTGGCCCATGCTCACCCTGCCGGACCCGGGTAAGCAGACGCTCAACGTCGGCATCTACTCGCTGTCCAACGGGGTGCCGCAGAACGTGCTCATCGCCGCGCTCACCATCGCGTCCGTCCCGACGCTGCTGATCTTCCTGCTCTTCCAGCGCAACATCATGAGCGGTCTCACCGCCGGCGGCCTGAAGGGCTGA